A genome region from Sphaeramia orbicularis chromosome 19, fSphaOr1.1, whole genome shotgun sequence includes the following:
- the LOC115410298 gene encoding SUMO-conjugating enzyme UBC9-B, with product MSGIALSRLAQERKAWRKDHPFGFVAVPTKNPDGTMNLMNWECAIPGKKGTPWEGGLFKLRMLFKDDYPSSPPKCKFEPPLFHPNVYPSGTVCLSILEEDKDWRPAITIKQILLGIQELLNEPNIQDPAQAEAYTIYCQNRVEYEKRVRAQAKKFSPS from the exons ATGTCTGGTATTGCATTGAGCCGGCTTGCCCAGGAGCGCAAAGCATGGCGGAAGGACCATCCATTT GGATTTGTTGCTGTCCCAACAAAAAATCCAGATGGAACCATGAATCTCATGAATTGGGAATGTGCTATTCCTGGCAAGAAAGGG ACTCCATGGGAAGGAGGCCTTTTCAAACTTCGCATGTTGTTCAAGGACGACTATCCTTCTTCACCTCCAAAAT GTAAATTTGAGCCGCCACTGTTCCATCCAAATGTGTATCCGTCAGGCACAGTGTGCCTATCAATTCTAGAAGAGGACAAGGACTGGAGACCAGCCATCACAATAAAGCAG ATCTTATTAGGTATCCAGGAACTCCTAAATGAGCCAAATATCCAGGATCCAGCCCAAGCAGAGGCCTACACAATCTACTG CCAAAACAGAGTAGAATATGAAAAAAGAGTTCGAGCACAAGCCAAAAAATTCTCTCCATCGTAA
- the LOC115410297 gene encoding interleukin-21 receptor-like isoform X1 — protein sequence MDLSSAQRLNLLIIIILLTSHSIVYPDGNLISGVKHGLRCVNDFLSIINCSVLNLTPSGNTSDTDSPFWLIITDEIDYFECILSKANKDYFCSVNTMPNQHPDIPFMDTDEYEISLCHSKSNGSESCKLLEASYKPVENIKPNPPCCLTFYHNLSQHHFAWKSTYEEYSSYTGLVDNLMYQLRYYRTGDKHNATAHVINTESTDFSMDDNKLLPDTEYAAKLRSSPNQVSYKGQWSDWSSEVHWRTVPAMKDDDQTNAFALELVMTFIPFCVILPVVLFLCFVPLKRWRQRVFIPTPEPYFQTLYSDCHGDFKSWVVMQANPTDMLKTEETLQIDTLTKCAEEEECCPPLFPHRYLSEGSTYSNLMEPMSCDTGLPGVPYAVSSLQSTSFSSDSFNPTEGDSGCWLCSDQSLEQSPSWYCNEYCTLSSFQQCGMVPAHHHHGDPAVKPPPQMITGEDIIEETQGLCVYKDEGIV from the exons ATGGATCTGAGTTCTGCACAGAGGCTGAATctgctcatcatcatcatcctgctCACATCTCACAGCATTGTGTATCCTGATGGTAATCTTATCTCAG GAGTGAAACATGGGCTTCGATGTGTTAATGACTTCTTATCCATCATCAACTGCTCCGTGCTGAACCTCACACCATCAGGAAACACCTCGGACACTGACAGCCCCTTCTGGCTTATTATAACAGATGAAAT AGATTACTTTGAGTGTATTCTGTCAAAGGCCAACAAAGATTACTTCTGTTCTGTGAACACCATGCCCAATCAACATCCTGACATCCCCTTTATGGATACAGATGAATATGAAATCtcactctgtcacagcaaaaGTAATGGATCTGAAAGCTGCAAGTTACTGGAGGCGTCATACAAACCTGTGGAAAACA TTAAACCAAACCCACCGTGCTGCCTCACATTTTACCACAACTTAAGTCAACACCACTTCGCCTGGAAAAGCACTTACGAGGAATACAGCAGCTACACAGGTCTGGTCGACAACCTCATGTATCAGCTGCGGTACTACAGAACTGGAGACAAACACAAT GCAACAGCCCATGTTATCAACACAGAAAGCACTGACTTCTCTATGGATGATAATAAACTCCTGCCAGACACTGAGTATGCCGCCAAATTGCGGTCCAGCCCCAATCAGGTTTCTTACAAGGGACAGTGGAGCGACTGGTCGTCTGAGGTTCACTGGAGGACTGTGCCAGCCATGAAAG ATGATGACCAAACAAACGCATTTGCTCTTGAGCTGGTGATGACGTTCATCCCTTTTTGTGTGATCCTGCCAGTGGTGTTATTTTTGTGCTTTGTTCCTTTGAAAAG GTGGAGGCAAAGAGTTTTCATCCCAACTCCTGAACCATACTTCCAAACCCTGTACAGTGACTGCCATGGAGATTTTAAG AGTTGGGTGGTGATGCAAGCAAACCCAACAGACATGTTGAAGACAGAGGAAACGCTCCAGATCGACACCCTGACAAAGTGTGCAGAGGAGGAAGAATGCTGCCCACCCCTGTTTCCCCACCGCTACCTAAGTGAAGGCAGCACATACAGTAACCTGATGGAGCCGATGAGCTGTGACACAGGTCTACCGGGTGTCCCATACGCTGTGAGCTCCCTGCAGAGTACCAGTTTCAGCTCAGACTCCTTCAACCCCACCGAAGGAGACTCCGGCTGCTGGCTCTGCAGTGACCAGTCTCTGGAGCAAAGTCCTTCCTGGTACTGCAACGAGTACTGCACCCTGAGTTCATTCCAGCAGTGTGGGATGGTCCCAGCACACCACCACCACGGGGATCCTGCAGTGAAACCCCCTCCACAGATGATCACTGGGGAGGACATCATCGAAGAAACACAAGGGCTTTGTGTGTATAAAGATGAAGGAATTGTTTAA
- the LOC115410297 gene encoding interleukin-21 receptor-like isoform X2 translates to MDLSSAQRLNLLIIIILLTSHSIVYPDGVKHGLRCVNDFLSIINCSVLNLTPSGNTSDTDSPFWLIITDEIDYFECILSKANKDYFCSVNTMPNQHPDIPFMDTDEYEISLCHSKSNGSESCKLLEASYKPVENIKPNPPCCLTFYHNLSQHHFAWKSTYEEYSSYTGLVDNLMYQLRYYRTGDKHNATAHVINTESTDFSMDDNKLLPDTEYAAKLRSSPNQVSYKGQWSDWSSEVHWRTVPAMKDDDQTNAFALELVMTFIPFCVILPVVLFLCFVPLKRWRQRVFIPTPEPYFQTLYSDCHGDFKSWVVMQANPTDMLKTEETLQIDTLTKCAEEEECCPPLFPHRYLSEGSTYSNLMEPMSCDTGLPGVPYAVSSLQSTSFSSDSFNPTEGDSGCWLCSDQSLEQSPSWYCNEYCTLSSFQQCGMVPAHHHHGDPAVKPPPQMITGEDIIEETQGLCVYKDEGIV, encoded by the exons ATGGATCTGAGTTCTGCACAGAGGCTGAATctgctcatcatcatcatcctgctCACATCTCACAGCATTGTGTATCCTGATG GAGTGAAACATGGGCTTCGATGTGTTAATGACTTCTTATCCATCATCAACTGCTCCGTGCTGAACCTCACACCATCAGGAAACACCTCGGACACTGACAGCCCCTTCTGGCTTATTATAACAGATGAAAT AGATTACTTTGAGTGTATTCTGTCAAAGGCCAACAAAGATTACTTCTGTTCTGTGAACACCATGCCCAATCAACATCCTGACATCCCCTTTATGGATACAGATGAATATGAAATCtcactctgtcacagcaaaaGTAATGGATCTGAAAGCTGCAAGTTACTGGAGGCGTCATACAAACCTGTGGAAAACA TTAAACCAAACCCACCGTGCTGCCTCACATTTTACCACAACTTAAGTCAACACCACTTCGCCTGGAAAAGCACTTACGAGGAATACAGCAGCTACACAGGTCTGGTCGACAACCTCATGTATCAGCTGCGGTACTACAGAACTGGAGACAAACACAAT GCAACAGCCCATGTTATCAACACAGAAAGCACTGACTTCTCTATGGATGATAATAAACTCCTGCCAGACACTGAGTATGCCGCCAAATTGCGGTCCAGCCCCAATCAGGTTTCTTACAAGGGACAGTGGAGCGACTGGTCGTCTGAGGTTCACTGGAGGACTGTGCCAGCCATGAAAG ATGATGACCAAACAAACGCATTTGCTCTTGAGCTGGTGATGACGTTCATCCCTTTTTGTGTGATCCTGCCAGTGGTGTTATTTTTGTGCTTTGTTCCTTTGAAAAG GTGGAGGCAAAGAGTTTTCATCCCAACTCCTGAACCATACTTCCAAACCCTGTACAGTGACTGCCATGGAGATTTTAAG AGTTGGGTGGTGATGCAAGCAAACCCAACAGACATGTTGAAGACAGAGGAAACGCTCCAGATCGACACCCTGACAAAGTGTGCAGAGGAGGAAGAATGCTGCCCACCCCTGTTTCCCCACCGCTACCTAAGTGAAGGCAGCACATACAGTAACCTGATGGAGCCGATGAGCTGTGACACAGGTCTACCGGGTGTCCCATACGCTGTGAGCTCCCTGCAGAGTACCAGTTTCAGCTCAGACTCCTTCAACCCCACCGAAGGAGACTCCGGCTGCTGGCTCTGCAGTGACCAGTCTCTGGAGCAAAGTCCTTCCTGGTACTGCAACGAGTACTGCACCCTGAGTTCATTCCAGCAGTGTGGGATGGTCCCAGCACACCACCACCACGGGGATCCTGCAGTGAAACCCCCTCCACAGATGATCACTGGGGAGGACATCATCGAAGAAACACAAGGGCTTTGTGTGTATAAAGATGAAGGAATTGTTTAA
- the LOC115410423 gene encoding tubby protein homolog — MEDPDIRQQKLDNQRTLLIKRQQKKRTDTQMVVANRDTRQKNRKHKANSDETPLLISQSLSNTSLTDQVEHAHDNPVDEITLGECDITSPVPPDEMPPEKPRTPNTMDLEIDKEVDPKHEIENDFPPEGKKTKKKDLKKEKAKPTEETEETEKVKDKDKKGKKTKKDKIKESEDTQKTNKAQKQERKKKSLSEASAQETESVEEMASQPKNNYNTSDDEEDDGAQRPATPSPKRKKQLDTSRCQISDESKDEDIPEKEKKEKKSNKGEKSTQSLASLNSNYRKSSSSGSESNERPTSPILVEDLEKFALRPAPRDVTIQCRVTRDRRGMEKGIYPTYYLHMEKGDGKRVFLMAGRKRKKCKTSNYLISTDPTDLSRDTSSYIGKLRSNVLGTKFTVYDGGENPEKKPFIKECESVRQELAAICYETNVLGFKGPRKMTVIIPGMMDDERVSICPKNELETLLTRHANGNTDKLVTLVNKSPSWNEQTQSYVLNFHGRVTQASVKNFQIIHPDNDDYIVMQFGRVAEDVFSMDYTFPMCALQAFAITLSSFDGKLACE, encoded by the exons ATGGAAGACCCTGATATTCGGCAACAGAAACTGGATAATCag CGGACTCTTTTAATCAAAagacagcagaagaagaggactGATACTCAAATGGTGGTGGCTAATCGGGATACTCGCCAAAAGAACCGAAAGCACAAAGCAAATTCTGATGAGACACCTCTGTTGATCAGTCAATCCCTGAGCAACACTTCTCTGACTG atcaagTTGAACATGCTCATGACAACCCAGTGGATGAAATCACACTGGGTGAATGTGACATCACATCACCCGTACCACCAGATGAGATGCCTCCAGAGAAACCTAGGACACCCAACACAATGGACTTGGAGATTGACAAGGAGGTTGACCCAAAGCATGAAATAGAGAATGATTTTCCACCGGagggaaaaaagacaaagaagaaagatttgaaaaaagaaaaagccaaac ccacAGAAGAAACTGAGGAAACAGAGAAAGTCAAGGATAAagacaaaaaagggaaaaaaacaaagaaggacAAAATTAAAGAATCTGAAGACACACAGAAGACGAACAAGGCACAAAAACAAGAACGTAAAA AGAAGTCCTTATCAGAAGCTTCAGCTCAAGAGACAGAATCAGTTGAGGAGATGGCAAGTCAACCAAAGAATAATTATAATACAAGTGACGATGAAGAGGACGATGGGGCACAGAGACCTGCCACTCCGTCACCCAAGAGAAAAAAGCAACTCGACACAT CCAGATGCCAAATAAGTGATGAGAGCAAAGATGAGGACATACCagagaaggagaaaaaagaaaaaaaatcaaacaaagggGAGAAGTCTACACAGAGTCTAGCATCCCTCAATTCCAACTACAGGAAGAGTTCATCATCAGGGAGTGAATCGAATGAAAGA CCAACATCTCCGATATTAGTGGAGGATCTGGAGAAGTTTGCCTTGCGTCCGGCTCCCAGAGATGTAACGATCCAGTGTCGAGTCACCAGAGACAGGAGAGGAATGGAGAAGGGCATTTACCCGACGTACTACCTGCACATGGAGAAGGGGGACGGCAAGAGG GTATTTCTAatggctggaagaaaaagaaaaaagtgcaaaacATCCAACTATCTCATCTCCACTGACCCAACAGATCTGTCCAGAGATACAAGCAGCTACATAGGAAAATTAAG GTCCAATGTCCTGGGCACAAAATTCACAGTTTATGACGGAGGAGAAAACCCAGAGAAAAAACCTTTCATCAAAGAGTGTGAATCAGTGCGGCAAGAGCTGGCGGCAATTTGCTAC gAGACGAATGTGTTGGGTTTTAAGGGCCCCAGAAAAATGACGGTGATCATCCCAGGCATGATGGATGATGAAAGAGTGTCCATTTGTCCAAAAAAT gaacTTGAGACTCTCCTCACCCGTCATGCAAATGGTAACACAGACAAACTGGTCACCCTGGTGAATAAATCCCCCAGCTGGAACGAACAGACTCAGTCATATGTGCTTAACTTCCACGGCCGTGTCACCCAGGCTTCTGTCAAAAACTTCCAGATCATTCACCCTGACAATG ACGATTACATAGTCATGCAGTTTGGCCGTGTAGCGGAGGACGTGTTCTCCATGGATTACACCTTCCCCATGTGTGCCCTGCAAGCCTTCGCCATCACGCTGTCATCCTTTGACGGTAAACTGGCCTGTGAGTGA